Part of the Natrialbaceae archaeon AArc-T1-2 genome, TGGGAGACAGTCCTCGGCCACGAGAACGACGACGTGGGCTGGGAGTGGGACGACGACGACACCGGCTCCTGTGACGTCGACCGCGCGACGATACGAATCGTCGCAGCCGAACTCGAGTACTGACGCCCGCTATCTCGTCTGTCCCGACCACGCACCGGTCAGCATCGCTCGCAGACCGGCTCGCTCGACCAGCGCGAGAATTCGGTCGGCCCGATCCGTGCTGTCCCCGCCGGCGTCGAGATAGAGTCCGTTCGATAGCTCTCGTGGCGACTCCATCGGTGAGCCGTCGGCACACACCGGCTCGTCGTTGAGAACGGTTCCCTCATCGTCGTCGGATCGGAAGGGAACGTCGAGCCCGGAGAGACCGCGGTCGAACAGAAATTCGACGGCGTGGACCAGCGCGGCGTCTGACTGTGCGTGGCCGATCGCTCCGATCGATCCTCGCTCGTTGAAAAATCGGACGACGTACTCTTCGCCTTCGTCGGCGTCTCCGGCCGACCGATCGGCGGCCGGATCGGACGCGGCGTCTCCTTCCCGGTCGACCGTCGACGGATCGGCGAACTCGAGGACCGTCTCCTGGCCGTCTGCAGCGGGCGACCCGTCTGCCGAAGTTGAACCGTCGATCGCGGGCGGACTGTCGACGAGCGACACGACGAGGTGATCGAGAAACCGCTCGGTCGACACACGACAGACGTCGTCGTACCGATCACCGGCGATCGCGGTGAGGTCGTCGACGATCGACGCCTCGAGGTCGGATCGACGGACAGCGATTCGGCGGGCCGCGAGTTCTCCCGTCTCCCCCTCGAGGCGGCGGCTCGTGGCCGTCCGGCTGACGGGTGCGAGGTCGTCTTCGCGGTCGGCGATCGACGTGAGCGGACACGTGAGGTGGTCGGCGTCGTCGGCACCGTCGACGAGTACCAGCTGGCGGCCGTTGGTGTACAGCGTCCGGTCGACACCGGTTCGTGCCATCGCCTTCTGAAGTCGTCTCGCCCGTTCGACGTCGAGGTCGTCGGGGTAGGCCTCGACGGCGACGAAAAGCGCCGGTGTCGAATCGACGCCGAGAACGTACTCGAGTCGCGCATCAGCGATAGTCGTATCGGTGAAACAGCTATCTGCGTGTACGTCCCATCCCAGCGCTTCGAGTAGCGGATCGACGAGCCACGATCGGGTCTCCAGGAACGACGTCGGCGGAGACGCATCGACCAGCACGCGAATGCGGTCGACGAACGAACGGAGGTCGAGACGGTCCATACAGCCAATATGTCTCGACTGCGTTAAGTAGATCTCGAAAGGTATTAGATGTAAGACATGTATATTCTCAATACTGATAACTGTAGGTGAGGATTTATTGCTGGAGAGAACCGCCATCGGGCGTATGTTAGGCCCGTTCCGCAGAATCATACCGAAACTCATACGACGTAGATATGCGTTAAAATTTATTATAGCGATACTGATAATTGGGGTCGCAGTCGGGGCGATCGGCTACGTGGGAACAGCACAGCTCGCGACAGAGGTCGAAGAACAGACGCACGATTACCAGACCGAGCTCGCCGGAACGGAGGCCGAAAACGTCCAGAACCACCACGAGCGGAACCTCCTGGTTACCGACATCATCGCGATGTCCGATCCGCTCGAGCCGAGCGACGACCACGACGAGTACGTCGAGGAAGCTCGGAGTTTCCTCGAAACCGAACAGAGCCGACACGCCGATACGACTCATATCCATCTCATCGATACGTCAGAGGAGCACGTTCTGGCAAGTACTGCCGATGAGATAGACGATGAGCAGTTCGGGACGCTCGATGCGACGTGGACGGAGCCAGACCAGCTCCCACAGCGAAGCGATTCGTACTTTATCGACGTCTACGAGAATCACGACGGAGACGCCGTCGCAGCGTACGCTCGACCAGTGCCGGACGAAGACGGCGTCCAGCTGATGAGTGATCGACTCGTCGTCTACACGGTCGATTTCGACGCGTACGCCGAACACCTAACCGATGAGGACGGGGAGATCGCGTACCTGGTCGACACTGCCGACGAGCGCGTTCTCATGGATCCGACCGGTACCTCGACGTTCGAGAGCTACGAACACAGCGAGGTGGTCAGAGACGGTGCCGGCGTCGATACCGTCGAGATCGGCACCCCAGATGGCTCACTCGCCGACTCGATCAGGTGGGCGAACGAGGGCGACAGATACGAAGACGGCGAGTATCTCGCGTCCCACGCCATCGTTCCCGGTGTCGATAACTGGTATGTGGTCGTCCATACGCCTCAGGACGAGGCATACGGCCTGATTTACACCGTTCGGGAGTGGGGCATGTACGGTTCCGTCGCGGGCCTACTTCTCGTCGTTCTCGTCGGCGGCATCATCGGACGGAACACGTCTAAATCGATCAATCGGCTCCGGAGCAGGGCGGAACGCATGGCCGACGGCGACCTCAACGTCGAGTTGGAGACGAACCGAATCGACAGCATCGGTCAGCTCTACGACGACTTTGCGACGATGCGTGACTCCTTGCGAGAACAGATCCACGAGGCACAACAGGCTCGCCAGGAGGCAGAACAGGCACGCGAGGAGACCGAGCGAGTCAACCGCCAGCTCGAGGCGAAAGCCGACGAGTACAGCGAGGTGATGCAGACCTGTGCCGACGGCGATTTCACCGCCCGGATGAGCCCCGACGCGGACAACGAGGCCATGGCGGACATCGCCGAAGAGTTCAACGAGATGGTCGCCGAGATCGAAGAGACGACCGAGCGGATCAAAGCGTTCGCACGCGAGGTCGCGACCGCCTCCGAGCAGGTCACGGCGAGTTCCGAGGAGGTCAGATCGGCCTCCGAGCAGGTCACCGAGTCCGTCCAGGAGATCTCCGCCGGAGCCGACGAGCAGAACGAGCACCTCCAGTCGGTCACCCACGAGATGAACGGGCTCTCGACGACGATCCAGCAGATCGCCGCCTCCTCGAACGAGGTCGCAGAGATCGCCGCAAAGACCGCCGACGCCGGCGACCAGGGTCGAGAGGCGGCCCAGGACGCCATCGAGGGGATGCGCGAGATCGAAACCGAATCCGACGCCGCCGTCGAGGAGTTCGAACGCCTCGAAGCGGAGATCGAACAGATCGACGACCTCCTCGAGTTCATCACCGAGGTCGCCGAGCAGACCAACATGCTGGCGCTGAACGCGAACATCGAGGCGGCTCGCTCCGGCGGCTCCGACGAGGGGTTCTCGGTGGTCGCCGGCGAGGTCAAAGAACTCGCCGAGGAGACCAAAGCCGCCGCCGAGGACATCGACGACCGCCTGGCGCGCATCCAGCGCCAGAGCGAGCGGACGGCATCGGAGATCCGGGCCACGAGCGAGCACGTCTCCGAGCACGCGACGTCGGTCGAACGCGCCGTCGACGCACTCGAGGACATCGCCAAGTACGCAGCCGAAACCAACACCGGCGTCCAGGAGATCTCGGCGGCGAGCGAACAGCAAGCGGCCTCGACCCAGCAGGTCGTCGCGATGGTCGACGAGGCCGCGACGATCGCCGAAGAGACGACCGCCGAAAGCGAAACCGTCGCCGCCGCCGCCGAAGAACAGACCACGGCGCTGACGGACGTCTCACAGAGCGCAGACGAACTCGCCGACCGGGCCGTGCGACTCTCGGAGGCGCTCGACCGATTCGAAACCGATGTCGACGTCGATCGGACCGCCGACGAGTTGGATATCGACGCCACGACCGACGGGTTGGATCTCACAGCGCAGCCATTCGCGGCCAACGGTCCGGACGAGCGTGTGACTGTATCTGAGGACGAAGACGAGGACGCCCAAACGGCCGTCGACAGGACGACGCCCGGCGACGACGAGGAGCCGGCTTCCGCACTCGACAGACTCGAGCAGATACAGACAGACGAACAGGTCCTCGACGTCGAGACGGACGCGGAGCCGATGCCCGATACCGGTATCGGTGAGCGAGACTCGCCGGACGACGCCGGCGTCGAACTGGACGGCGAGTCGATGGGCAACGACGAGGGTGAGTCGCCTGCCGAGGTTGACTCGAGCGATGACAGAACGGGCCCGACCGAACTCGACGCTGGCACCGAGACGGAGGACGAGCCGACACCCGAAGAGAACGACGACGAGGACGACGTCTTCGCGTTCGAGGACACCTGAGAACGCCGCGCGGTCGCTGTTTTTCGTCGTATCGGGAAGTCGGCGTACGATCGAGTCTCGATCTGGCCCGGCTACGGCCGAGTATCACTGGAAAGCGGAGACATCGTACTCCGCAATCTCGACAGACCCACAGGACGGACACTCCCAGTCGGTCGGCTCGAGCATCGTTCCACAGTCCCGACACTCGTAGACGACGTCGTCGCCATCGACCAACCACCGCCGAACCGCGGTGGTGTATGACATACGTTCGTGCTTTCGAAGGCATCATGAAGGCTGTTCGGCCTTCACCTGCGCGTTGGCCAGTGCACGTGCATGTGACGACGATCACGTTACACTCGAGGTCCATCGACGGTGGGATCCGGTAGCTCGTACGTGACGTCGGTCAGTTCGCTCGAAATATTCCACAGCCGACGGGCCGTCTCCTCGTCGTAGGACCGGTCCGAAGAGGCCTGACGTTTGGGCGTGCCGCGCATGTTCATGAGTCCGCCGGGACCGTAGTACGCTCCCCCCTCGGCCTCCGGTGCCGTTGCAGCGTACAGCGTCGGTAACGCGCCCATCGAAGCAGACTGTGCGAGTACCGTATTCATCACCCACCTCGCCGCCTTCCGAAACCGACGTCCGCGCCGCTCGAGACCGCGAAACTGGAGTTGCGTATTCGCGTAGCCGGGGTGGACGGCGATGCTCGTTACATTCGCTCCGGCGGTGAGAAACCGGCGCTCGAGGTCGTACGCGAAGAGCACGTTCGCGAGCTTCGACTGGGCGTAGGCGTCCCACGCGTCGTACGCTCGCTCGCCGTGGAGGTCGTCGAAGTCGATTACCCCCCGCTCGTGCATGGCACTCGAGACGGTGACCACCCGCGAGTCGCGCTCGTCGTCGGGACGGAGATTCTCGAGCAACCGGCCCGTCAGCGCGAAGTGGCCGAGGTGGTTGACGCCGAACTGCGTCTCGAAGCCGTCTTCGGTCTCCGACCGGGGGATCGCCATCGTTCCGGCGTTGTTGATCAGTACGTCGATCGTTTCGTCGCCGAGACGATCTGCGAGCGATCGGATCGACTCGAGGTCTCCCAGATCGCACCGCTCGACGCGGAGGTCGGCGTCGGGGACCCCCTCACGAATATCCGTGACCGCTGCGTTGGCACGATCGACGCTCCGACAGGCCATGATCACCGTCGCACCGTTTCGCGCGAGCTCACGAGTGGTCTCGAGGCCGATTCCGCTGTTCGCTCCCGTCACGAGGTGTTTGCGTCCGCGTTGGTCGGGGACGTCGTCGGCTGTCCAGCCCATATCCGTCCTATGAGCACTATCTCCTAAACGCGTGTGCCGTAATACCGAGCTGGGCTACACGTAAATCCGTGCTCGATCGAAGCGGTGCGGAGACGCGAACCGGGCGCTATATCTTCGCTGGAGGTCTTTTTGACTCAACCAATGGTATCCGACTGGGTTCGAGCCAATCGTATCGTTGCCTTCTTTCTTCTGACCTTCGCGGTGTCTTGGAGTTTCAACGGGATCGTGATCGTGCTCGGAATGGAGATGTCGTGGACACGGTGGATTCTGAGCGGATTTCTCAGTGCATCCGGACCGGCTATCGCCGCCGTCGTCGTCGTTTATGTAAGCGGCGATGATCTCCGCGCATGGGCCCGGGGAATCGTCGCGTGGCGCGTTCACCCGAAGTGGTACGCAGCGGCGATCGGAATCCCGGCCACCATCGCGCTCGGCTCCGGGATTGCCGGACACCTTGCGGGTGGGCCAGTTGATTTCGGTACGTTTTCACCGGCGCTGCTAACACTTGCGTTCGGAATCGTCCTGGCGACGTTCATCGGCGGTGGTCAAGAGGAAATCGGATGGCGTGGCTTCGCACAACCGGAACTCCAGCGACGGTACGGTGCAACACTCGCCGCACTCGGAGTCGGGATTATCTGGGGTGTATGGCACCTGCCGTTATTCTTCGATCCGCTTGCGCCACACTCCCAGTGGCCGCTCGTCTCCCAGGCAGCATACTTTTTCGGAATAACCGGCTTTTCGGTGCTTCTCGCGTGGGTCTACAACGGATCCGGCGGTAGCATCCTGCTCGCGATGATCATGCACGGAAGCAAAAACGCCACCGGTGGGGCGCTCGTTCCGCTCGATACCGACGTCGTTATCGTCGATGGCGCGCCCGATTACGGGGCACTCGTCTCGGTCAACGTTTCTACCGCAGCGATCACGGTCGCGCTTGCGCTCCTCGTCGTCGCCGTCGTCGGGACGGACCTTCTCGCTCGCCGAAACAACTCGTCGACGGCTGTTTGACACCGGTGTCGGACCTGTCCGTGGCGTATCCGGCCGTTCGCTCGAGGAATCGGCAACCGTGAGTCTCAAGACAGTCGTGACCCAATCACTGCCGAAACAGCGATGCGAGCTATACTGCAGGAGTACGCTGAAATAAAGAACCTGCGGAACTCGGGTCTGATCGGGTTCTCCCACGGGATAAACGAGTTTTACGGTCTCGCACTTCCGCCGGTTATCCCGTTGTTAGTTGCGGATCTCGACATCACGTACGCACAGGCCGGATTGCTTCTGACGGTCTTCTATGCGATGTACTCGATTTTCCAGCTGCCGGCGGGGCTGGTAGCCGATTACGTCGGGAAAAAACGCCTCCTGGTGTGGGGACTCCTGGGAATGGCGGCCGGTCTCGTTCTCGCGAGTACCGCACAGAGCTATGAACTCTTGTTGGTCTCACAGGCCGTAATGGGGGTCTGTGGAAGCACGTATCATCCGACCGGGATGGCGATGATCAGCGATACCGAAACCAAAGATACCGAAGGGAAGGCGATGGGGCTGTTCGGGTTGGGCGGGATGCTCGGTATCGCGAGTGCGCCGTTGGTGATCGGCGGGATCGCAGCGGTCGTCGACTGGCGAACGGCGCTGTTGGCCGCGGCCGTACTGGGTGTCTTCGTGACAGGTCTGTTTCAACTGCTGTATCGAACGCCGACGTCCGAGCCTCCGAAGCCGAACGGCGGCTCTCTCGCCGAACCGTCGGACCGACGGGAAACGGAACGGCCGGACGGCGGCGAACCCGACGTTCGAACGGACAAAAACGTACGCCCCGGCGTGACAACGCGGGTACGGAGGGGATTGCAGCGAGCCGTGCGGTTCGAAATCACGCCCGGTCTCGTGCTGATATCGCTCATTACGCTTCTCGTTTCGCTCCAGATACGATCGATACAGACGTTTACGACGGGGTTTCTAACCGACGGAACCGGACAAACGGCGTCCGTGGCTAACGGTATTTTCTTCGTCATGCTCTCTGCCAGTGCCATCTCGTCGATATGGGTCGGCAGTCTGGCCGATCGATTCGACCGCGGTCGACTCGGCGCGGTCGCGGCAATAACGACGTCGCTGCTGCTTCTTTCTACCGTTCTGGTCGTCGCGCTCGACGCCGCTGCGATCGACTGGCTCGCGACCGGCGGGCTCGTCGTGGTATTCGGACTGCTCGGCTTGGCGGTGTACGGCTGTACGCCGAT contains:
- a CDS encoding CPBP family intramembrane glutamic endopeptidase, yielding MSWTRWILSGFLSASGPAIAAVVVVYVSGDDLRAWARGIVAWRVHPKWYAAAIGIPATIALGSGIAGHLAGGPVDFGTFSPALLTLAFGIVLATFIGGGQEEIGWRGFAQPELQRRYGATLAALGVGIIWGVWHLPLFFDPLAPHSQWPLVSQAAYFFGITGFSVLLAWVYNGSGGSILLAMIMHGSKNATGGALVPLDTDVVIVDGAPDYGALVSVNVSTAAITVALALLVVAVVGTDLLARRNNSSTAV
- a CDS encoding oxidoreductase, encoding MGWTADDVPDQRGRKHLVTGANSGIGLETTRELARNGATVIMACRSVDRANAAVTDIREGVPDADLRVERCDLGDLESIRSLADRLGDETIDVLINNAGTMAIPRSETEDGFETQFGVNHLGHFALTGRLLENLRPDDERDSRVVTVSSAMHERGVIDFDDLHGERAYDAWDAYAQSKLANVLFAYDLERRFLTAGANVTSIAVHPGYANTQLQFRGLERRGRRFRKAARWVMNTVLAQSASMGALPTLYAATAPEAEGGAYYGPGGLMNMRGTPKRQASSDRSYDEETARRLWNISSELTDVTYELPDPTVDGPRV
- a CDS encoding methyl-accepting chemotaxis protein, whose protein sequence is MGTAQLATEVEEQTHDYQTELAGTEAENVQNHHERNLLVTDIIAMSDPLEPSDDHDEYVEEARSFLETEQSRHADTTHIHLIDTSEEHVLASTADEIDDEQFGTLDATWTEPDQLPQRSDSYFIDVYENHDGDAVAAYARPVPDEDGVQLMSDRLVVYTVDFDAYAEHLTDEDGEIAYLVDTADERVLMDPTGTSTFESYEHSEVVRDGAGVDTVEIGTPDGSLADSIRWANEGDRYEDGEYLASHAIVPGVDNWYVVVHTPQDEAYGLIYTVREWGMYGSVAGLLLVVLVGGIIGRNTSKSINRLRSRAERMADGDLNVELETNRIDSIGQLYDDFATMRDSLREQIHEAQQARQEAEQAREETERVNRQLEAKADEYSEVMQTCADGDFTARMSPDADNEAMADIAEEFNEMVAEIEETTERIKAFAREVATASEQVTASSEEVRSASEQVTESVQEISAGADEQNEHLQSVTHEMNGLSTTIQQIAASSNEVAEIAAKTADAGDQGREAAQDAIEGMREIETESDAAVEEFERLEAEIEQIDDLLEFITEVAEQTNMLALNANIEAARSGGSDEGFSVVAGEVKELAEETKAAAEDIDDRLARIQRQSERTASEIRATSEHVSEHATSVERAVDALEDIAKYAAETNTGVQEISAASEQQAASTQQVVAMVDEAATIAEETTAESETVAAAAEEQTTALTDVSQSADELADRAVRLSEALDRFETDVDVDRTADELDIDATTDGLDLTAQPFAANGPDERVTVSEDEDEDAQTAVDRTTPGDDEEPASALDRLEQIQTDEQVLDVETDAEPMPDTGIGERDSPDDAGVELDGESMGNDEGESPAEVDSSDDRTGPTELDAGTETEDEPTPEENDDEDDVFAFEDT
- a CDS encoding MFS transporter, which produces MRAILQEYAEIKNLRNSGLIGFSHGINEFYGLALPPVIPLLVADLDITYAQAGLLLTVFYAMYSIFQLPAGLVADYVGKKRLLVWGLLGMAAGLVLASTAQSYELLLVSQAVMGVCGSTYHPTGMAMISDTETKDTEGKAMGLFGLGGMLGIASAPLVIGGIAAVVDWRTALLAAAVLGVFVTGLFQLLYRTPTSEPPKPNGGSLAEPSDRRETERPDGGEPDVRTDKNVRPGVTTRVRRGLQRAVRFEITPGLVLISLITLLVSLQIRSIQTFTTGFLTDGTGQTASVANGIFFVMLSASAISSIWVGSLADRFDRGRLGAVAAITTSLLLLSTVLVVALDAAAIDWLATGGLVVVFGLLGLAVYGCTPIKNALISEYATTDSSGSIFGVTQTGSSIGSAAGPAIFGYVATEFSIAVAFPLIAVVGGIIAAGFYALSSKNE